From a region of the Pseudodesulfovibrio senegalensis genome:
- a CDS encoding ABC transporter substrate-binding protein, with translation MRQIIFIFALLLFCVPARAQQPIIAVIGSESGRLAYLHKDMFRAARYAVDEINVNGGLLGMQLKVVNLDNRSRADVSAEMAQKAVDMDVACVIGPMISSHAVASAKVLQKAGIPMIATTATAPQVTLVGDYIFRACFTDDFQGRALAYFIIRKLHLKSAAILQQTGETYSASLADAFADAFTNLGGTVDIVEHYQAEQTDFARELDAVRHSKAKALFVPGYAHEAAAIISQARRMGMTIPIVGGDAWGNKTHTLVNDKSLLTDCYQLRHWHRSTSNDLSRIFLYGYEAIYGPMLQDVGALAYDGVRLFVAAVQKAGTFNRKAVRDALQTTEIKGVTGKIRFDKNGDPVKSALILTYRDGRPAFFMILEP, from the coding sequence ATGAGACAGATCATCTTCATATTCGCACTGCTTCTTTTCTGTGTTCCGGCCCGGGCGCAACAACCGATCATCGCGGTCATCGGCTCGGAATCCGGACGCCTCGCCTACCTGCATAAGGACATGTTCCGCGCGGCCCGATACGCCGTGGACGAAATCAACGTCAACGGCGGCCTGCTCGGCATGCAGTTGAAAGTCGTGAATCTGGACAACCGCAGCCGGGCTGACGTCAGCGCGGAAATGGCCCAAAAGGCTGTCGATATGGACGTTGCCTGTGTCATCGGCCCCATGATCAGTTCCCATGCCGTGGCCAGTGCAAAGGTGCTCCAGAAAGCCGGAATTCCCATGATCGCCACCACGGCGACAGCGCCTCAGGTGACCCTTGTGGGCGACTACATTTTCCGGGCCTGCTTTACGGATGATTTTCAGGGACGAGCCCTGGCCTATTTCATAATCCGCAAGCTCCACCTGAAAAGTGCAGCCATACTGCAACAGACCGGAGAAACATACTCGGCCAGCCTTGCCGACGCATTTGCCGACGCATTCACAAACCTTGGTGGAACCGTGGACATCGTGGAACATTACCAGGCAGAACAAACCGACTTCGCCCGGGAACTGGACGCTGTGCGCCATTCAAAGGCGAAAGCCCTGTTCGTTCCGGGATACGCGCACGAGGCAGCTGCCATCATCAGCCAGGCTCGCAGAATGGGCATGACCATACCCATCGTGGGAGGCGACGCCTGGGGCAACAAGACGCACACGCTGGTGAACGACAAATCACTGCTGACCGACTGTTACCAACTGCGTCACTGGCACCGCAGCACGAGCAACGACCTGAGCCGCATCTTCCTCTACGGCTACGAGGCCATATACGGCCCCATGCTTCAGGATGTCGGGGCGCTGGCCTACGATGGGGTCAGGCTTTTTGTCGCTGCGGTCCAAAAGGCGGGAACTTTCAACAGAAAAGCGGTCCGCGATGCCTTGCAGACCACGGAAATAAAGGGAGTCACGGGGAAAATTCGCTTCGACAAGAACGGCGATCCCGTGAAATCCGCACTGATCCTGACCTACCGGGACGGCAGGCCGGCTTTCTTCATGATTCTGGAACCCTGA
- a CDS encoding site-2 protease family protein, which produces MIDIAHHIQRISIIAVPLLLALCVHEVAHGLVALRLGDPTARQAGRLTLNPLKHLDPIGTIAFFFVSIGWGKPVPVDARYFKNPRKGMMLVALAGPASNFLLASLFAVGFHLIQGTHVSDPDGLVMQVLYPLLLICQAGVFVNLILGVFNLLPIPPLDGSSILAYFLPARLAYQYERLGRYGFFIVIGLVLLGNLTGFSVLGALLFPPVEFLGGLLNVPI; this is translated from the coding sequence ATGATCGACATCGCCCATCATATCCAGAGAATCAGTATTATCGCCGTTCCGCTTCTGCTGGCCCTGTGCGTGCACGAGGTTGCCCACGGGCTTGTTGCCCTGCGCCTCGGCGACCCCACGGCGCGTCAGGCCGGAAGGCTGACCCTGAATCCGCTCAAGCATCTGGACCCCATCGGAACCATCGCCTTTTTCTTTGTCAGCATCGGTTGGGGAAAGCCCGTTCCCGTCGACGCCCGGTATTTCAAGAACCCCCGCAAGGGCATGATGCTCGTGGCTCTGGCCGGACCGGCCTCGAATTTCCTGCTGGCCAGCCTGTTTGCCGTGGGCTTTCATCTCATTCAGGGGACCCATGTTTCCGATCCGGACGGTCTGGTCATGCAGGTGTTGTACCCGCTGCTGCTCATCTGTCAGGCCGGGGTCTTCGTGAACCTGATCCTCGGGGTTTTCAACCTGCTGCCCATTCCGCCTCTGGACGGCAGCAGCATTCTGGCGTATTTCCTTCCGGCCCGGCTTGCATACCAATATGAACGCCTTGGACGGTACGGTTTTTTCATCGTCATCGGTCTGGTGCTTCTGGGCAACCTCACCGGATTCAGCGTGCTGGGAGCATTGCTGTTTCCTCCGGTGGAGTTCCTGGGCGGACTTTTGAACGTGCCCATCTAA
- the trpS gene encoding tryptophan--tRNA ligase → MSDRKRILSGMRPTGPLHLGHYYGVIANWLKLQEEYDCFFFVADWHALTSEYSNARNIKNYVPGLVQDWVASGLDPEKCVIFQQSSIKEHAELQLLLSMVTPLGWLERNPTYKEQQEQLAAKDINTHGFLGYPVLMAADILMYLPFGVPVGKDQLPHVELMREIARRFNHLYDTELLPEPEALLTEEAKLPGLDGRKMSKSYDNGIALSDSMDDIMPKVRGMLTDKNRLRKSDPGDPSICNLFPYHKLMTDPARLPEIEEGCRNASWGCVDCKKLLLESMERFLTPIQERRSKLDADTIQDIVNAGNDRAREFAQRTMAQVREAMGFDF, encoded by the coding sequence ATGAGCGACAGAAAACGCATTCTCTCCGGCATGAGGCCCACCGGTCCCCTTCATCTCGGCCATTACTACGGCGTCATCGCCAACTGGCTCAAGTTGCAGGAGGAGTACGACTGTTTCTTTTTCGTGGCCGACTGGCACGCCCTGACCAGCGAATACAGCAACGCGCGGAACATCAAGAATTACGTGCCCGGACTGGTGCAGGATTGGGTGGCTTCCGGGCTTGACCCCGAAAAATGTGTCATTTTCCAGCAGTCCTCCATCAAGGAGCACGCCGAGCTGCAGCTGCTGCTCAGCATGGTCACGCCGCTGGGGTGGCTGGAACGCAACCCCACCTACAAGGAGCAGCAGGAACAGCTGGCGGCCAAGGACATCAATACCCACGGTTTTCTCGGCTATCCCGTGCTCATGGCCGCGGATATCCTCATGTACCTGCCTTTTGGCGTGCCCGTGGGCAAGGACCAGCTGCCCCACGTGGAGCTGATGCGCGAGATCGCGCGTCGGTTCAACCATCTCTACGACACCGAATTGCTGCCCGAGCCCGAGGCCCTGCTGACCGAAGAGGCCAAGCTGCCCGGTCTGGACGGCCGCAAGATGTCCAAGAGCTATGACAACGGCATCGCGCTTTCCGATTCCATGGACGACATCATGCCCAAGGTGCGCGGCATGCTCACGGACAAGAACCGCCTGCGCAAGTCCGATCCGGGCGATCCGTCCATCTGCAACCTGTTCCCGTACCACAAGCTCATGACCGACCCGGCCCGGCTGCCCGAAATCGAGGAAGGCTGCCGCAACGCCAGCTGGGGCTGCGTGGACTGCAAGAAGCTGCTGCTGGAATCCATGGAACGGTTCCTGACTCCGATTCAGGAGCGCCGCAGCAAGCTGGACGCGGACACCATTCAGGACATCGTCAACGCCGGCAACGACAGGGCACGGGAATTTGCCCAGCGCACCATGGCGCAGGTGCGGGAAGCCATGGGCTTCGATTTTTAG
- a CDS encoding FKBP-type peptidyl-prolyl cis-trans isomerase, with product MAPASKGDKVKVHYTGTFKENGEVFDSSRDGEPLEFVLGEGMVIAGFEGAVLGLNPGESVSVEIAPEDGYGHYNEQLAFEVRREQLPPEVEPELNMMLEVRTEEGEAAYVTVTEVNDETVTLDGNHPLADKVLKFDVELVEIV from the coding sequence ATGGCTCCGGCAAGCAAAGGCGACAAGGTCAAGGTCCATTACACCGGCACCTTCAAGGAAAACGGCGAGGTGTTCGATTCCTCCAGAGACGGCGAGCCTCTGGAGTTCGTTTTGGGCGAAGGCATGGTCATCGCCGGTTTCGAGGGAGCCGTGCTCGGTCTCAACCCCGGCGAATCCGTGAGCGTGGAGATTGCTCCCGAAGACGGATATGGCCACTACAACGAACAGCTGGCCTTCGAGGTCCGGCGTGAGCAACTGCCCCCGGAAGTGGAGCCCGAGCTGAACATGATGCTCGAGGTGCGCACCGAGGAGGGCGAAGCCGCTTACGTGACTGTCACGGAGGTCAACGACGAGACCGTGACCCTGGACGGCAACCATCCGCTGGCGGACAAGGTCCTCAAGTTCGACGTGGAACTGGTGGAAATCGTCTAG
- a CDS encoding pyridoxal phosphate-dependent aminotransferase, whose amino-acid sequence MSVAERCRTMTSFLVMDVLEAAQRMEREGRSVIHLEVGEPDFDTPECICRAASEALAQGHTHYTHSLGIPELRTAVSEHYGERYGVDVDPGRIVITQGTSPAMFMVFSALLEQGDKVITSDPCYACYHNFIRFPGGEPVTVPVSEEDGFQLRVSAIRKVMDERVKAILINSPANPTGTLLSDERMQAIAELADEAGIRVVSDEIYHGLVYEGRERSILEFSDRAIVFNGFSKLYAMTGWRLGYTIVPEKFVRPMQKLCQNFFISANAQAQWAGVAALKQAGGDVARMKGIYDERRRYMLDRLKGMGFSIPNEPTGAFYVIVNMRHLAERFEGSSLKLAYDILEKAGIGVTPGIDFGPGAEGYIRFSYANSLENIAEGMDRLERYVAQAGQ is encoded by the coding sequence GTGAGTGTTGCCGAACGTTGCCGCACCATGACCTCGTTTCTGGTCATGGACGTTCTTGAGGCCGCCCAGCGCATGGAGCGCGAGGGCAGAAGCGTCATCCACCTGGAGGTGGGCGAGCCGGATTTCGATACCCCGGAATGCATCTGCCGGGCCGCGTCCGAGGCATTGGCGCAGGGCCACACCCACTACACGCACAGCCTGGGCATTCCCGAACTGCGCACGGCCGTGAGCGAACACTACGGCGAGCGGTACGGCGTGGACGTGGACCCGGGGCGGATCGTCATCACGCAGGGCACGTCTCCGGCCATGTTCATGGTTTTTTCCGCACTGCTGGAACAGGGTGACAAGGTCATCACCTCGGACCCCTGTTATGCCTGCTATCACAATTTCATCCGTTTTCCGGGCGGCGAGCCCGTGACTGTTCCCGTGAGCGAGGAGGACGGCTTTCAGCTTCGGGTGTCGGCCATCCGCAAGGTCATGGACGAGCGCGTCAAGGCCATCCTGATCAACTCCCCGGCCAACCCCACCGGCACGCTCCTTTCCGACGAACGCATGCAGGCCATTGCCGAACTGGCGGACGAGGCCGGAATCCGCGTGGTTTCCGACGAGATATACCATGGGCTGGTCTACGAAGGACGGGAACGCTCCATCCTGGAGTTTTCGGACCGGGCCATCGTGTTCAACGGCTTTTCCAAACTCTATGCCATGACCGGTTGGCGGCTGGGCTACACCATCGTGCCCGAAAAGTTCGTGCGGCCCATGCAGAAGCTCTGCCAGAACTTTTTCATTTCCGCCAATGCGCAGGCCCAATGGGCGGGCGTTGCCGCACTGAAACAGGCCGGCGGCGACGTGGCGCGCATGAAGGGCATCTACGACGAGCGGCGGCGCTATATGCTGGACCGGCTCAAGGGCATGGGCTTTTCCATTCCCAACGAGCCCACGGGCGCGTTCTACGTGATCGTGAACATGCGGCATCTGGCCGAGCGGTTCGAAGGCAGTTCGCTCAAGCTGGCCTACGACATTCTGGAAAAGGCGGGCATCGGCGTGACCCCGGGCATCGACTTCGGCCCCGGAGCCGAAGGGTACATCCGCTTCTCCTATGCCAATTCGCTGGAGAACATCGCCGAAGGCATGGACCGGCTGGAACGCTACGTGGCCCAGGCCGGACAGTAG
- a CDS encoding glycosyltransferase family 2 protein: MKIVVVIPAYNEEERIAEAVQQLKAMAAACTEHDVSVYVVNDGSTDRTPELAAQAGADRVVSHRVNMGLGAAVRTGLNAARQDGFDAAVKFDADLQHNPADVLRMVEPIAADEADVVYGHRFSKISYTMPFVRKMGNKVFTGLMRYLTKWDVRDSQPGIIALSRMYFENLYIPGDYNYTQQILLDAYLRGLRFTHVDVEFRKRETGRSFISWKYPFKVLPQIIQVLVGVKPLRFFGPLGAAFVLLACLIGGVELLAWVVGAADKPIVHANLTLGAGLFGIQTLFFGFLADLIVKLGQRRR, translated from the coding sequence ATGAAGATAGTTGTCGTTATCCCTGCATACAACGAAGAAGAAAGAATTGCCGAAGCCGTGCAGCAGCTCAAGGCCATGGCCGCAGCATGCACCGAGCACGACGTATCCGTGTACGTTGTCAACGACGGTTCCACGGACCGGACCCCGGAGCTGGCGGCCCAGGCCGGGGCGGACCGCGTGGTCAGCCACCGTGTGAACATGGGACTTGGGGCTGCCGTGCGAACGGGCCTGAACGCGGCGCGGCAGGACGGCTTTGACGCGGCTGTCAAGTTCGATGCGGACCTGCAGCACAATCCCGCCGACGTCCTGCGCATGGTTGAACCCATTGCCGCGGACGAGGCGGACGTGGTTTATGGCCATCGGTTCAGCAAGATCAGCTACACCATGCCGTTCGTGCGCAAGATGGGCAACAAGGTCTTCACCGGGCTGATGCGTTACCTGACCAAATGGGACGTGCGCGACAGCCAGCCCGGCATTATCGCGCTCTCGAGAATGTATTTTGAAAATCTCTATATCCCGGGCGACTACAACTACACGCAGCAGATACTGCTGGACGCGTATCTGCGCGGATTGCGGTTCACCCATGTGGATGTGGAGTTTCGCAAGCGCGAGACCGGGCGATCCTTCATTTCGTGGAAATATCCTTTCAAGGTGCTGCCGCAGATCATTCAGGTGCTGGTGGGCGTCAAGCCCCTGCGCTTTTTCGGACCGCTGGGCGCCGCGTTCGTTTTGCTGGCCTGCCTGATCGGCGGAGTGGAACTGCTGGCCTGGGTTGTCGGCGCTGCGGACAAACCCATCGTGCATGCCAACCTTACCCTTGGTGCCGGTCTTTTCGGCATCCAGACACTGTTTTTCGGCTTTCTGGCGGATCTCATCGTAAAACTCGGCCAGCGCCGCAGATAG
- a CDS encoding lysylphosphatidylglycerol synthase transmembrane domain-containing protein: MRTKRKILLLLQFLLSGGLLYWVFSGVDWNVFFHTVAGADLRYMVAAFVLMQANALLQGARLHIVLQQAGIDRGLGKTVAAYWVGLFHDIYLPANIGGDAFRVWRLGGRDDLLSVASGLLALRVQGALGILAIGCFGAATYFMPTAGGYCAAFAAVGAGVLVLRLLYSRFVAGDAEGDPPPNLSRLARIFEGMMLFARNRNVFLASYGVHILFVLSTCAIYGLMFRAFSVSVPFVDLCVGIPVIMFVSMLPVSIQGRGVTEWLACFFWAGVYGSKEQLVAGCLTIYFLLIAQGLLSGLVWLARSGSSALEIGKKR; the protein is encoded by the coding sequence ATGCGCACTAAAAGGAAAATATTGCTTCTGCTCCAGTTCCTGCTTTCGGGCGGCCTGTTGTACTGGGTTTTTTCGGGAGTGGATTGGAATGTTTTTTTCCATACTGTTGCCGGAGCCGACCTTCGCTACATGGTGGCGGCGTTTGTCCTTATGCAGGCAAACGCACTGCTTCAGGGCGCGCGCCTGCACATAGTGCTGCAACAGGCGGGTATCGACCGGGGACTCGGCAAAACCGTGGCCGCCTATTGGGTGGGACTGTTTCACGACATCTACCTGCCCGCCAATATCGGGGGCGACGCCTTCCGGGTCTGGCGGCTGGGCGGCAGGGATGACCTGCTTTCCGTTGCTTCGGGATTGCTGGCCCTTCGGGTTCAGGGCGCTTTGGGCATTCTGGCCATAGGCTGTTTCGGCGCGGCCACGTATTTCATGCCTACTGCAGGCGGTTATTGTGCGGCCTTTGCTGCGGTTGGCGCCGGGGTGCTGGTGTTGCGGCTTCTGTATTCCCGGTTTGTGGCGGGCGATGCCGAGGGCGATCCCCCGCCAAATCTGTCCCGGCTGGCCCGGATCTTTGAGGGCATGATGCTCTTTGCCAGAAACAGGAATGTGTTTCTGGCCAGCTACGGAGTGCATATCCTTTTCGTGCTGTCCACCTGCGCCATATACGGCCTCATGTTCAGAGCCTTTTCCGTGAGCGTGCCGTTCGTGGATCTCTGTGTGGGCATTCCGGTGATCATGTTCGTTTCCATGCTTCCCGTCTCCATTCAGGGACGCGGTGTCACGGAATGGCTGGCCTGTTTTTTCTGGGCCGGTGTCTACGGTTCAAAGGAGCAGCTTGTGGCTGGCTGCCTGACGATTTATTTTCTGCTCATTGCCCAGGGACTGCTGTCCGGTCTGGTGTGGCTTGCCCGTTCGGGGAGCAGTGCGCTGGAAATCGGCAAAAAACGATGA
- a CDS encoding class I SAM-dependent methyltransferase gives MKDNDFYSKSWANDWSDMKRYSPIGRHTRRLIRKSLARCGRIGSLGDFGCGDGSLLQELSIATPGVELFGCDYASASVEQSRKRLPNAHIVEHDVTRAESPFGRRVDVGVTSEVLEHIEDHEAALRNMGSWCKRLIVTVPGGALDETSREMGHLRHYTKDSLKELAERAGLQCEEIREWGFPFAYPWYARMRNRAGYGAVTGQYSAGKKLLCHALYSLFFLNDFFDSGNKLVMLCRNPKA, from the coding sequence ATGAAAGATAACGATTTTTACTCGAAAAGCTGGGCCAACGATTGGAGCGACATGAAGCGTTATTCGCCCATCGGCAGACATACGCGCCGGCTGATCAGGAAGAGCCTTGCTCGCTGCGGCCGCATCGGTTCGCTCGGCGATTTCGGGTGCGGGGACGGTTCACTGCTGCAGGAATTGAGCATTGCAACGCCGGGCGTGGAGCTGTTCGGGTGCGACTATGCCTCGGCATCGGTGGAGCAGAGCAGGAAGCGCCTGCCCAATGCGCACATCGTGGAACACGACGTGACCCGTGCCGAATCTCCTTTTGGTCGCAGGGTGGACGTGGGCGTGACCTCAGAGGTGCTTGAGCACATCGAGGACCACGAGGCCGCGTTGCGCAACATGGGGTCGTGGTGCAAGCGGCTGATCGTGACCGTGCCGGGCGGGGCGCTGGATGAAACCTCACGCGAGATGGGACACCTGCGGCATTACACCAAAGATTCACTGAAGGAACTGGCGGAACGGGCCGGCCTGCAATGCGAGGAAATTCGGGAATGGGGTTTTCCATTCGCCTATCCATGGTACGCCCGCATGCGCAACAGGGCCGGATACGGCGCCGTGACAGGGCAGTATTCCGCCGGTAAGAAGTTGTTGTGTCATGCCCTGTATTCCCTGTTTTTCCTGAATGATTTTTTTGACAGCGGCAACAAGCTGGTCATGTTGTGCCGTAATCCGAAAGCCTAG
- the asnB gene encoding asparagine synthase (glutamine-hydrolyzing), whose translation MCGIAGIVAPDWGAERIETNLRAMLGAIAHRGPDHEGVHVVNGAGIGMRRLSIIDLAGGLQPMFSPDGRQAMVFNGEIYNYRELRDELRALGHEFSTQSDSEVLLRGYSQWGSDVVDRLNGMFAFAVHDRESGALLLARDHFGIKPLYTIRTSDSFAFCSEPGPLLSLPGAPRTLDREALAEFLAYKYVAAPRTFVAGMEKLPAASLVEVDRNGRLGAYRRFWSLRSKENADVEHLEEHFNDAVSRQLVSDVPVGVFLSGGIDSGLLAWAASRAESSVFDGGYTVGFEERDFDESGLAAQTAEHLGIRHILTRLDSPDAAMLDTWVARYQEPFANVSVPANFLISEWAGKNVRVVLNGSGADELFAGYDRYLAVNPPASLRALHGLAPLLRPVFDMLPAGQGKRSLVHRARRYLAGCSLSPCARHANSVALFTRAEARQIAPELSGCRDFVLDACRESTHSGRLESAIWADVNTMLPDDYLTLVDRTSMAASLEVRVPFLDVEFAEYAFSLPAECKMRAWEKKVALRDLAERALPQQIVQQPKMGFESPVGSWFSGGLGKKLLEKATASTFAPLFDHNAIRALVQSHEQGRVDASKQLLALYTLFAWGEEYGIGL comes from the coding sequence ATGTGCGGAATTGCCGGAATCGTGGCCCCGGACTGGGGGGCTGAACGCATTGAAACAAACCTGCGCGCCATGCTCGGGGCCATCGCGCACCGCGGCCCGGATCATGAGGGCGTGCATGTTGTGAACGGTGCGGGCATCGGCATGCGCAGGCTCAGCATCATCGATCTGGCCGGGGGACTGCAACCCATGTTTTCCCCGGACGGCCGTCAGGCCATGGTTTTCAACGGGGAAATATACAATTACCGGGAACTGCGGGACGAGTTGCGGGCGTTGGGCCACGAGTTTTCCACGCAAAGCGACAGCGAGGTCCTGCTGCGCGGCTACAGCCAGTGGGGCAGCGACGTGGTGGACCGCCTGAACGGCATGTTCGCCTTTGCAGTCCATGACCGCGAAAGCGGCGCATTGCTGCTGGCCCGCGATCATTTCGGCATCAAGCCGCTTTATACCATCCGTACTTCCGACAGCTTCGCCTTTTGCTCGGAGCCGGGGCCGCTGCTGTCGCTGCCGGGCGCTCCCCGCACACTGGACCGGGAAGCCCTTGCCGAGTTTCTGGCCTACAAATACGTTGCCGCGCCCCGGACTTTTGTTGCGGGCATGGAGAAACTGCCCGCGGCCAGCCTCGTGGAGGTGGATCGCAATGGCAGGCTCGGCGCATACCGGCGTTTCTGGAGCCTGCGGTCCAAAGAGAATGCCGACGTCGAGCATCTGGAAGAACATTTCAATGACGCGGTATCCCGGCAGCTGGTCAGCGACGTGCCCGTGGGCGTGTTTCTGAGCGGCGGCATCGACAGCGGCCTGCTGGCCTGGGCAGCATCACGGGCCGAGTCATCGGTGTTCGACGGCGGCTATACTGTGGGTTTCGAGGAACGGGATTTCGATGAAAGCGGCTTGGCCGCCCAAACCGCCGAACATCTGGGCATCCGCCACATTCTTACCCGGCTGGACTCGCCGGATGCCGCCATGCTCGATACGTGGGTGGCGCGGTATCAGGAGCCTTTCGCCAACGTCAGCGTTCCTGCCAATTTCCTGATCAGCGAGTGGGCCGGAAAGAACGTGCGGGTCGTGCTCAACGGCTCGGGCGCGGATGAGCTCTTTGCGGGCTACGATCGTTATCTGGCCGTGAACCCTCCTGCCTCGTTGCGTGCCCTGCACGGCCTTGCGCCCCTGCTGCGGCCCGTTTTCGACATGCTCCCGGCCGGACAGGGCAAGCGTTCGCTGGTGCACCGCGCGCGCCGTTACCTTGCCGGGTGCTCGCTTTCGCCGTGCGCCCGCCACGCCAACAGCGTGGCCCTGTTCACCCGCGCCGAGGCCCGGCAAATCGCCCCGGAATTGTCCGGGTGTCGTGATTTCGTGCTCGACGCATGCCGGGAATCAACCCATTCCGGCCGGTTGGAAAGCGCCATATGGGCGGATGTGAACACCATGTTGCCGGATGACTATCTCACGCTGGTGGACAGGACCAGCATGGCCGCTTCACTGGAAGTGCGCGTGCCGTTTCTGGACGTGGAATTTGCCGAATATGCGTTTTCGCTTCCGGCCGAATGCAAGATGCGCGCATGGGAGAAAAAGGTCGCGCTCCGGGATTTGGCAGAGCGGGCCCTGCCGCAACAGATTGTGCAACAGCCGAAAATGGGCTTCGAATCTCCGGTGGGCAGTTGGTTCAGCGGTGGGCTGGGCAAGAAATTGCTGGAAAAAGCCACGGCCTCGACGTTTGCCCCCCTGTTCGACCACAATGCGATACGCGCTCTTGTCCAGTCCCATGAGCAGGGGCGGGTTGATGCTTCCAAGCAACTGCTCGCGCTTTACACCCTGTTTGCGTGGGGCGAAGAATACGGCATCGGCCTGTAA
- a CDS encoding glycosyltransferase family 4 protein → MRISFVSHEYPPLGGGASTALEQTASRLAAAGHDVQVVTVGTGWKTVCERTDSGMEIVRMGVGRTRILAPGTKELLASCFGLRFMAFRHLRRFRPECMCAFFAFPAGYAMIRAAKRLNVPLLVSLRGSDVPGFSGERLGIFGKVLPWFFRTATRAAALVVPNGRRLAELAAPHAGQAAVHVLPNGVDTDVFHPSASPRQDSVVRILFVGQFIARKRCRELLEALAALPDHGPAMEVGLAGGGPLEPELQSLAARAPERVRVRFLGLTDRDHMPDVYRNHDLLVQISRSEGVSNVVLEGLASGLAVLAAPEAVDGCLDGAGGIERLERFDPRTLGSVLDRLAGDRARLAALQSEARASSSQLGWGARIAEFERIASRAVSDFSRS, encoded by the coding sequence ATGAGAATATCCTTTGTTTCCCATGAATATCCGCCTTTGGGAGGCGGGGCGTCCACCGCCCTGGAGCAGACTGCCTCGCGCCTTGCGGCGGCTGGTCACGACGTGCAGGTGGTGACCGTGGGTACCGGGTGGAAAACCGTGTGCGAACGCACGGATTCCGGCATGGAGATCGTGCGCATGGGCGTGGGCAGGACCCGCATTCTGGCCCCCGGCACAAAGGAATTGCTGGCCTCGTGTTTTGGCCTGCGTTTCATGGCTTTCCGGCATCTCCGGCGTTTTCGGCCGGAATGCATGTGTGCGTTTTTCGCTTTTCCCGCCGGGTACGCCATGATCCGTGCGGCAAAACGGCTCAATGTTCCCCTGCTGGTATCCTTGCGCGGCTCGGATGTGCCGGGTTTTTCCGGTGAACGGCTGGGAATTTTCGGCAAGGTGTTGCCATGGTTTTTCCGCACCGCGACCCGTGCCGCCGCACTGGTGGTGCCCAACGGCAGGCGGCTGGCCGAGCTGGCCGCGCCCCATGCGGGGCAGGCCGCCGTGCACGTTTTGCCCAATGGCGTGGATACCGATGTCTTTCATCCATCAGCCTCCCCCCGTCAGGACTCCGTGGTCCGCATCCTTTTCGTGGGGCAGTTCATTGCCCGAAAGCGGTGTCGCGAACTACTGGAGGCCCTGGCCGCGCTGCCGGATCACGGTCCGGCCATGGAAGTGGGGCTTGCCGGAGGCGGGCCGCTGGAACCGGAGTTGCAATCCCTTGCGGCACGCGCCCCCGAAAGGGTGCGGGTGCGTTTTCTGGGGCTGACCGACCGGGACCACATGCCCGATGTGTACCGGAATCATGATCTGCTGGTTCAGATATCGCGGTCCGAAGGGGTTTCCAACGTTGTGCTGGAAGGGCTGGCGAGCGGTCTTGCCGTTCTTGCGGCGCCCGAGGCCGTGGACGGCTGTCTTGACGGTGCCGGCGGCATTGAGCGGTTGGAGCGCTTCGATCCCCGGACGCTCGGCTCGGTTCTCGACCGTCTGGCCGGGGACAGGGCGCGTCTGGCCGCATTGCAGTCCGAAGCCCGCGCAAGTTCTTCGCAATTGGGATGGGGGGCGCGCATAGCCGAATTCGAGCGTATCGCGTCTCGGGCCGTTTCCGATTTCTCCCGTTCATGA
- a CDS encoding response regulator, translated as MTQQKILVVDDEKHIRMLYREELEADGYEVATSDGEEDILEVIGRENPTIVILDIKLGVNRSGLDLLQEIRAKDPVIPVILSTAYDSFQHDLKSIAADYYVVKSVDLSELKDKVRMALNKAAATV; from the coding sequence ATGACCCAACAGAAAATACTTGTCGTCGATGATGAAAAGCACATTCGCATGCTGTACCGCGAAGAGCTGGAAGCCGACGGGTATGAAGTGGCCACTTCGGACGGCGAAGAGGACATCCTCGAAGTCATCGGCCGGGAAAACCCGACCATAGTCATCCTTGACATCAAACTGGGCGTCAACAGGTCGGGTCTGGACCTGCTTCAGGAAATCCGGGCCAAGGACCCGGTCATTCCGGTGATCCTCTCCACGGCCTACGATTCGTTCCAGCACGACCTCAAGTCCATTGCCGCCGACTACTACGTGGTCAAATCCGTTGATCTTTCGGAACTCAAGGACAAGGTGCGCATGGCCCTGAACAAGGCTGCGGCCACCGTGTAA
- a CDS encoding MoaD/ThiS family protein — MIHVRLEPEAKDIELHRIKTVLGLLNRLELRPTMALVVRDGCLLTPDRRLYNEDRVLVRTVTSAG; from the coding sequence ATGATACATGTTCGACTGGAGCCCGAGGCAAAAGACATCGAGCTTCACCGCATCAAGACCGTGCTCGGCCTGCTGAACCGGCTTGAGCTCCGGCCCACCATGGCGCTGGTGGTGCGCGACGGCTGCCTGCTGACCCCGGACAGGCGCTTGTACAACGAAGACCGCGTGCTGGTGCGTACCGTCACCAGTGCGGGCTAG